CGCATTTCCGAAACCGAATGGCTATCAAGGGCTTCACACGACCATCTTTACGGGCAACGGTACTATTGTAGAAATTCAAATCCGTACCGAAGAAATGCATGAGCGCGCAGAATATGGGATCGCCTCTCACATTGCTTTCAAAGAAAAACAAAATAAAAAAGAACCGACCGGATATTTCGTCTGGCTCAAAAATCTTTTGCCAGGAGGATGGGGCGGAAATGGAAATGGCACGGCAAATGGTATTGGGAACGCAAACGAAGCCGAAAAGAAAAGTACGAAAAAATCTGATATTCCTACATGGATCAGAGAGCTCGCAGAAGTTCAGGCGGGAGCTCTTAAACGCGACCAATTTATGGAAGATTTGAAATCGGATTTCGTCAGAGACCGCGTGTTCGTCTTTACTCCGAAGGGCGACGTAGTGGATCTGCCAATTGATTCCTGCCCAATCGATTTCGCTTACGCAATTCACTCGGATATCGGAGACCACATATTCGGAGCCCAAGTGAACGGCAAGCATTCCCCGCTCTCACAACCTCTTCGAAATGGAGACATCGTCGAAATTCAAACTCGAAAATCTAGCAAGCCTTCGGGAAAATGGCTCGACATCGTGAAGACAAGTATGGCAAAAAAACACATTCGGGCTGTGCTTGAAAAACAGGTGAAAGTTAGACAGTAAAATTCTTAACTGAATAGAGATCAGTATCGTCGTCCTTCGTTTCCTCTATTTTCGGCTTGTCATTTACAGCAACCGGGTCCATAGGAGTGTCTTTAGAAACGGCCGGAGCTTGGGAAGCCAAATAATTTTGCAACATCTCATTGGGTTTCTTACCTTTTCCATTTGTACGCAAGAGATTGAGAATGCTGTGCAGGTCATCATTCGAAAAGAAATCAATCAGAATTTTTCCCCCGACTTCTTTTTGTTCGATATGAACGCGAGTTCCTAGCGACTCGGTCAATTTTTCTTCCATCTCGATAATTTCCGGATCAAAAGTGGTTTCTTTCTTGCGAGCTCTGTCGTACGCAATTCTTCGCGAGATGCTTTCTGATTCCCGAACAGTAAGGTGTTTGAGAAGAATTTCTTTGTAGAGCGTTTGCTGTTCTTCAGGGCGCGTTCCAAGCATGAGAAGCGGACGGGTGTGTCCTTCGGTGATTTTCCCTTCGGAAAGCGCGGTTATCATCTCCGGCGGAAGTGAAAGAATTCGGAGACTATTTGTAACATATTCACGGCTCTTTCCTACTTTGGCAGCAACTTCATTGTGTTTAAAATTAAATTCACTGGTGAGACGTTCGAATGCCCGTGCTCGGTCAACTGGATTCAAATCTTCACGTTGAAGGTTTTCGATGATCGCAAGTTCGAGCTTTAATTTTGCATCTTCTGTTCCGCTTCGGATAATTGCAGGAACTTGGGAGAGACCGGCAATTTTTGAAGCACGAAGACGGCGCTCGCCAGAAATAAGCTCATATTCAACTGCGAGACCGCCCGTAGCCTTTTCTACTTCGCCTCGGGTGACAACAAGAGGCTGGAGCACTCCATATTGCCGGATTGATTCAGCAAGATCTTTCAGCCGTGCCTCGTCAAAGTCGTGTCGAGGCTGGTAAGGGTTTGGTTTTATCTTCTCAACTTCAATCCAGAAAATGGCATTGTTCTCGAATTGTGGACGCACAGCATCATTTTTCATAGTGGAATTTTAGCATAAGCACTCGTAGGCGCAAAGCCAAAAGAATTGATTTTTGAGCCATTTTTGAATACACTTGTGTAGTTTGAAAGCCGGGATGGCGGAATTGGTAGACGCACACGACTCAAAATCGTGCGGAGTAATCCATGAGAGTTCGATTCTCTCTCCCGGCACAAAAATAAAAAGCTGTCTCGCACCCGCAAGACAGCTCAACTCACTCAAATTATCCCTTCGGCTCGACGTCATGGAAAACGCCGCTCTCAAAGTAAACCTCAACATACGACCACGTCGGCGAAGCTACTGAACGTTGGAGTTCGAACACAATGTTGATTCTTCGGGCTTTCCGTCCCAAAAGATCAAGGAACTCTTTTTCCGAGGCAATATTCAGAGCAGCAGCTAGGCTCATGCGCTCGCCCCTCTTGCCTTTTACAGTAAATGTAAATGGCAAAGCGTCGGAGGAAGGGGGCTGTGGGATTACGACCACTTTTGCACGGATGACGGAGAAAATGTCCCCTCTCAAACGCTGGCTATCAGTTGCCACAAACGGACGATCCGCATGCGGAGCAAAAGTGCAGTTGCGCATATGCAAAATGGCCTTCGTTTGCCCATCCATTCCCTCTTCCAGAAGCACCTGATCGACGCCCCATACAAGACCTGGATTTTTTGACGCTTCCGTCAATCGCCGGGCAAGCTCTTTCGCCTTTTCAAGATCGGAGAGCGCCTGATCGCGTTCTCCTCGCAACTTCTGGACGGTCACATTTGCATCCGTCTTCGCATTTGAGATCATCTTCTGGAGCTTTGTCCCATCCTCGGCAGACATCCCGCTTGAAGCAGGAGCTGCAAAAGCCCGCACAAAAGTGTACGCTCCTGCGGCGCCGATAAGCAGGAAGATGGACGCCAAGACGATTGCGTCCTTGTGATTCCTCTGCGTCTCCGTCTCATCCCTTCGGGACGACTTTTTTACTACCGGCTTTACTACTGGCGGAGCAATCTTTTCCGCTTTTGGAACTTCAGGATCGTTTTTCCGACTTGCTCTTTCCGCAGCCAGCTCGGCCTGCGCATCAGACAATTGCTGCTTGGCGGTATCTAACTGCCCAGAAAGCTCAGTGCAACGACGATTGAGATTTGCGAGTTCCGCAGTCTTCCCGTCGCCGGATCTTTTCTTCCTGAGTCGGGCATTTTCGATCTCCGCTTCCCTAAGCTCACGTTCCAAGCGAAGAGCTTGATGTTCCCAAAAGGCAAGTTGTCTTTCCGGATCAGTTCCTACTTCAACAGGCATTTCCATGCTCACCTCTCCTTTATCCCTTTGTGTTTAACTCAAACAGCTGAAACTAAAATGAATCTATCAGTGATTTGAGGGTATGTCAATTTCCTGATATGCTTCGGGCGTTATGAAGCCAAAAATCCTCCTAATTCTCGGCCCCACAGCCAGCGGAAAAAGCGCGCTCGCGGTTACGCTCGCGCGCAAACTCGGCGGCGAGATTGTTTCTGCTGACTCACGGCAAGTTTACAAAGGGCTTGATATCGGAACGGGAAAAATCACTCGGCGCGAAATGAAAGGTGTTCCCCACCATTTGCTTGATGTTGCTAGCCCG
This DNA window, taken from Candidatus Paceibacterota bacterium, encodes the following:
- a CDS encoding ParB/RepB/Spo0J family partition protein, encoding MKNDAVRPQFENNAIFWIEVEKIKPNPYQPRHDFDEARLKDLAESIRQYGVLQPLVVTRGEVEKATGGLAVEYELISGERRLRASKIAGLSQVPAIIRSGTEDAKLKLELAIIENLQREDLNPVDRARAFERLTSEFNFKHNEVAAKVGKSREYVTNSLRILSLPPEMITALSEGKITEGHTRPLLMLGTRPEEQQTLYKEILLKHLTVRESESISRRIAYDRARKKETTFDPEIIEMEEKLTESLGTRVHIEQKEVGGKILIDFFSNDDLHSILNLLRTNGKGKKPNEMLQNYLASQAPAVSKDTPMDPVAVNDKPKIEETKDDDTDLYSVKNFTV